The following nucleotide sequence is from Hippopotamus amphibius kiboko isolate mHipAmp2 chromosome 11, mHipAmp2.hap2, whole genome shotgun sequence.
atcgTTGGTTCAttttgtgcagtggaggctaacacaccattgtaaagaaatcctactccaataaaaattaataaaaacaagataTTATTGATTTCAAAGAGCAGTTTTTAAAACAGTGTAAACAGTATGATCTTATTTGTTTGAGAAAAATAGAAGGGTAGACatcaaaatcacagaaaaataatgaTAGGATATTTATTACTGAGTGGTTCAAATATGGGTGTTTCTGTCTATTGTTTTGCTTACCTCTAATTTTCAGATTTCTCTAATATAAAAAGGTAAAGAATAATGTGTGGATATAAAGATTTTAAACACAAATATGAAGTATATTGGGAAGGATGCATTCACAGGAGATGCAGGATTGGAGAAACAATTAGCATTCTTGGGAATGAAAAACTGGcttaaagtagaaaacaaatggAAGTGTCGAATATCAGAGTAGACACTGCTGAAGATCAAAATATTGGGCTAGAAAAATGGAGTTACTACATGGTAACTTAAATCAAAGAGATTTAAAACATTAGGAAATAAAGTTAAGCAAATAGATTCAGAACTTCAACATTCACCTAGTACACTTTCCAAAATGGAAAGGAGATTAGAGgcaagaaacagaaggaagggtACTGCACAAGTTGGActattgcagaaaaaaaaaaattgagtcatTTATGCATGAACTCCGATAAAGTTTTAGAGCTCCAAACAAAGaactaaacaaaaaacaaaaacctcaaagcTTCCAGAGTCCAGAAAAATGTGTtatgtacaaaagaaaaaaatcagattccaTCTTATGTCATTCAATATTAATTACTAGAAAACAATTGaatttagtctttatttttgttgacaaaaattcatttaacaatcaagttaagaaaaaaagggagaattttACTCAaaccaaactgaggattataacctagGAGACACATtcagaagctctgagaactgttccacctgTTACGAGTTGAAGGCACAGTCACACATATTCTAGAGACAAAGGATCGTACATCAAAATGACATACTGACATCTTATGTAAAAGTTCACCCAAAATACCTAGTTCAGGTAAGCACGTACAAGGCAAGCAGCAAGTCTCCATGACCCTCTACAGCACTGGGAAAGATGGctattcttttaagaagttacatTGCTAGCAtcagaagtaagaaaaaaagaaatttctctttACAATCAAGCCGGCATTCCCACCTTtgaggaggtctggttaatgtaTAATTCAGAAGCACATTGCACATTACAGGCAGAGGAAGGGGACCCACACAGACAGAGTGAGAGAGTTTTGTGCTTAAATTTTCTCATCAtgcttcaaaatataaattttattatatcacTTTCCTGAGTAGAAAACAGAATTATCTAAGCTTCGAAACTAACATTAAGTGTAcgggcaaaagaaagaaaattctggacAAGCAAAAAATCAGAAGTTTTCTCCTCACAAAGCTTCTGTTATGTGAAGAGTGAAGCTTGCAGGTTTTGAACACAGGGGCTTGGAGCAGGGAGAAGGTAAAAGTACTTATGCGATACATCCCATGTTCTGTTTACCTCTACCCTCTGTGGGACACTGTTACTTGACTTGGAGTAAAGTGAAGATAGGAGATTTGAGAGATGTTGTGTCCTGGCATTAGTCACCTAGGAGTGGAGGAATCACGGGCTGACTCATTCTCCTTTTTCCAAGAGCTTCTTCCAATAGAATAGTTGCCTCCACAGAGACTGCCTGGCTTTCCTGTGGTGGTGATTTACTTCATAAATGTAAATCGTCTTCCAAAAGCATGATAGCATTATTTGTACTCATGTCAAATCCCTGCTTGTTTAGGAAATGCAAACCCAAATCTCTAATAAGATTAGATGCTTAAGCAAGTTTCAAAAGGAATACTTGAAATAAGCAGATATATTTTGGTGTTAATTTTATAGGCAGACTTGGAAGAGGCTTGGCACTCCGAGCGCAGTGGAGGAAGGGGTTAGGTAAGCGTCATACCTACCGGTCATTCTACTAATCCTTCTTAATTGCCTGAAGTGGATTTCTATTAATCAAAAACTAAGAGAAATTGTCACCAAGTCATAAAGTAAAAGGTTTGATGTGGCATAGCTGTTATATTACTTAAAACCTCTACACGGTAACTTCATGTATGTGTTCTGTAATGGTTCTGTTCATTTCTGATTAATTATAATTACAGTTTTTTGAGTTCCCAACtgattttgcattttttcattCTGCTGTGTACTGTTAGCACCATGCAATCCTTGGAAGTTATATGCTCTTAATGAATGTCCCTATTTGAAGGGACAATCTTGTTTCTTTGAATGATTTCTctctgaactttatttttattttaaaattaatattgccATATCTAAAATTTTGTTGGAATATATCtggttatatttgtttatttcttgttttgcTATGTCTCTTACAATTTACACATAGGTGTTCAATCTTAGATccagaatttttgaaaatattagagCTTTAATTTTTTCAGGCTATAACTCACAATGTCTTCAGTCTTTCTAAGTAAGGAAAACAATTATTCTAGAATTCATAGGCTTTGAAGGATCTTCAAAACAAAAGTCGATTATATGGACAGAGGAGAACAATCTCATCCTCACCTCTTCTCAATGTTTACAGTATGTAGGAAGGGTGAAAATTTGCAGTGAATCATTTTGGGAattttatactgtttttctttcatcctgGTTGAGATGGATATAATCACGATATCAATGGAGGAAATTTCTGTGTCTGGGCGAAGGTATGAATGTGCTCGTGTTTTTAATTCCCTGTCTAATGGAATGAGGGGGCCTAATTAGTAAATGAAATTTTTCATCAGAATGGCAGATATGCTGAGGTGAATTGaacaagacattaaaataaaaattgccaaCACAATACAGAACTTAAAAGGTACTGACCTcttttaagtgctttacatatattaattaatgtAATCCTCACGAAAACTTatggtaggtactattattaaacCCACTGTcacataagaaaactgaggcacagagatctTATGTAATTTGCTCAAAACCATGAGCTTATAAGTAGCCTTACCAGGATTTTAACTCCGGCAGTCAAGTTCTAATATTTATGTTATTAGCCTGGATAATATACttctcagagagaaagaaatcacttGGTTTGATCCTCTCTTTGCAAGTATGTAATTATCAGATAGATTTATTATTCACGCGAGGTCaaagttttcttcccttttcttattttactttcaattttgaATATGCTAGTGTTGACAGAGGAGAATAGCACTGCTGAGAGGTTCCTGAGTAGGGGCCATCTTTCTTCCAGTTTTCGGaaacctgtttaaaaaaacacCTAAGGCTTCCTTCGGGACCCTAAGGTTTCTAACATCTGGTATTCCCTTGGCATCTTGGAGCAAGTGTCACAGGAGAGACCTGTAggcagcccagagaggggaacCGGGAGGAACGGCATAGAGTATGTATTCCTGGCGCCTGCGGCAGTGCGATTGAGAAGTTCCAGGATGCCTTCATCTCCATAAGAAGAACTTAGAAGATGTGAGAGGTGCATGTGAGTGTTGCATTTTCTTGGTGATGGGTGAAAGGGAGGGAAGTGAGAGAATCTGGGCAAGGACACTGGGGATTGACAGCGGACAAGCCAAGTTATATCTGTTCCTTCATCATATAGGAATATGTGGGGAGAAAATGTGTTGAGGCCAGAGTAATGTTTATGCTAAAGCtgtctctctcagtgcctgctcgttggcttttttctgtctttccgtCCATTGGATAAAATGTACTTCTTGAGAGGGGAGTTTAGAGAGATTGTGGTCAGATTTGTCATATCAGAGCGTGGCTGTTGAGATAAAGACTGTTTTCtttgaaaagggaaacaaaaggtCTTTTTTATGAATGTCAAAGGCTTCCCTGATGTTCCCTGAGAGAGACACTAGGATTATTTGAGCGCTTCAGGAGGCCATTTCTTAGAAGCACCGTGAACCAccttagctattattttttttaccttgtgGGTCCCATTTTTGTCTTCATTCCAGCTATTTTTAGGACCTCCCTCTGTGTCATACTGTTCTCTGCTCTGGGAAAGATGGTGTGTTCCCTGGACTTCTCTCTGTCAAGAGATCTCTTCTTTATCCTGCTTCTCCAGGTGTCCATGTGGAGCTCAGgtgagaatattttatattttctaaacctGGATTCTCTTGCTCTCTGAATAGAAGCATTAAGCCACTCCATCGTGTTTCCTATATACCTAGGTTAATTCCAAATCTTTTATTTTGATACAATAATGTATTTGTTCATATATGGGGGCAAATAAATCGTTATATGATTATTTTAGAGGGAAGGACCAGGTAAAATTACTTTACTGAAGCCTTCTAATTCATTTAAATCTCAGCTTCTAGAGGAATGAATTTTCTGATGCCTAAGACTTGATTAAAAGCTCTAGCTTCATGATTTTCTAgcactctcccctcctccttctctgaatTTACCACCattgcaatttaaaaatcatctgtTTAATCATCTGTAGATTTTAAGCTCCACAAGGGTGGAAAtcctccttgtcttgttcattGCCATCTTCAGCCTGAATGTGTGCTACAAATTATTGCTGTAGGAATGAGAGAACTCTATGGGGCTCTCCTGGACCAGTAATGATGCTGTGCTCTAAAAGGTCCAGGCAGGGTATTCtgatattcttttcccttgtggctCTATTCCACAGATTCCTTTTTGGTGATTGGTCCCTCGGAGCCCATTGTGGCCATGCTGGGTGCAGACACGGTGTTGCCCTGCCGCGTGTCCCCCGCCATGAGCGTGGAGAATATGGAGATCCGGTGGTTCCGCTCTCAGTTCTCGGAGGCTGTCTATGTGTATCAGAATGGAATGGAGCAGACGGGAGAACAACTAGTAGATTTCAAAGGGAGAGCAGAGTTGGTGAAAGACTACATCACTGAGGGAAGAGTGGCTGTGAGAATCTACAGCCTCCGGGTCTCAGACAATGGAATAtacaagtgtttttttaaaaaaggaagtgatTTTGAAGAAGCCATTTTGGAGCTAAAGGTGATAGGTGAGTAATTATCAGAGAATGCAGATCACCCTAAAGGAAACGTAAGGGTTCTGTATTTGATTTCGGGAAGGAGGATGGTCAATAGGACCAGAAGCAAAAAGGCAGGTATTCTTGGAGCTGGTCAACATCCTAGACACTGGATTTAACCCCAAATCCTTTTAATCTATTTATACACTTATtgtgctgtattttaaaattagacaaTTTCCATAAATATCTACCATAAAAATagatcatttattttcctttatgtctCTCCTCACACATTTTGAAGGAAGGCATCATGATTAGCAAATATACCATTACTCTCAGAGATGAGAATCCCAGTTGGCTACTGTGATGGACAGAAGCTTAACTGTGAGTGTTACTGGTCCAGGATCAAATGCACTGCTTGGAGGAAGTGACTGTGAGGGTTTGGCAGAGTAGATTGAAGTGCTGGTTagctttgcttgttttttaatttcacatacaTGGACTCTTTaatgtctggattttttttttttttttttttggctcaccattgtgtttgagatttttctgtgtAGTTAATTGAATGTAGCTATAGTTCatctctatctcttttttttattgttttcctttttacatttagatatttcATCTATACAAATGTATTTTTGGTATAAAGTTTCATGAAAAGCTCAAAATACGTTTCCGTAATGTAAATATTCACTTATCTCCATACCAGTAATGAATAGTGTAGAAAATCTCCACCAATTTACAATGCATTGTTTCCCGTAAACTTCTCATAGATATCAGAGTAAGCCTAAATTCTCTGCATGGTTATactgatttatctatttctttggTATTTCCATTTCTAAAGCTTTATACTCTCTGCCAAGACAAacatgttgggttttttgtttgtttgtttgcttttagttgTAATGTTCTTCTCATTCTCTGAATATGTTGGGGCTATCTTAAAGTAATACTTCTCATTTAATACTATCTGACAAGATATCTATATACTTATTTTATCTATCTTCTTTATATATAactttaatggaaaaaaactCTAATCCATTAGATCTTGAAAGAAAGAGTGACAAACTCTCCTGAGCCATGTTACTGTGATCTCACTTTAGTGTCCTCCCAGTAAGAGGTCAAAGATTTCATAGTCACGAAAATAACCTCATGCTAGTGACAGCATTTTTCAGTACCTTTCCCTTATCAGTTCATTGACTTCTGGATAAAGTAAAGACAAGCCCAACCTTTAGAAGCAGTTGGTTGATTTTATATCCATGCTTATCTTTCACTCATTTAACCTTTGTCTATTAGAGCTACTTCTTATGCTCAGAAAGGGGTattgcttccttttcctctttctcagcAAAGATATAGTTTTCATCTGCTTATGTCAACTTGGAACGTCAATGATTATATTCTTCCAGGAGGTGTGAGGCCTATTTGGTTTATTAGTTCTTGCTTCCTAGGCTCTGATCTGTTCCATTTTGTTCAGGAGCAGTTTCACTcacttatatttatttctttttttcaagacaAGTGGCAGCTCCCTCAGGCAATTCTGAGAATATGGATTGTCTTTCAGACTACTTTCTGATTTTCAGAAATATATTCCCCCAGGAAGGTCAGGGATTGGTAGTTAAAATTATTAGCTGTATTATAATTTTTAGCCAAAAAAGGATGATGTAGCTGAGGTTCCTAATGCATTTCCCACAACTGAGGAACTAGAATAGGACTAAGCCAGACATAGTGGATTCATACTTTGtgatatcaaattttaaaaagacaaaataacatATAGGCGTAGAAGTCAGAAGAGCCATCATTCTCGAAGAGACAGTGGATTCATCTAGTATTCTGGTAGTGCTATGTTTTGATACAGGTGTTGGTTACGTGAATCTTCTGGCAGACCCAGTCTGTGCAGAGTTGAAGAAGGGGAGGGGtagtggaagaaaaaataaaggggtgagaatggaaaagtaaaaacatCTTCACTCTTTCATGGGCTCACCTCATCTTGTTACCTTCATGCTTTAGATAATCTTTACTCagtggaaggaagaaaatttggaaaaattacaaaaggagATTGTTTAAGGAAGTGACTACATGTAGTTTCAATTTAAGCACAGGAGTCTTCCTTGAGACTAAATGGAATAGACATATGATAGAGATATagaatagatatagatatagtgGCAACATGTCTACATTGCCAAATTTTACTCTGTTCCTTCCCTATTATTCTTCTATGGCCAATTGCAGATATGCTTGTGTAGAAGAGATATGACAAGCATTGGTATAAGTTCCAGTATCAGCTTCAAtgtccttgtaattttttttccctattattttatgccctgtttaattttgaaattgaaCTCACATTTTACAAAAGCCATAaacttaaatatttgaatatacgGTTGAAATCAATTTGaatcaatttaattaaaaagtcaaaagataaaAGGGAAATGATGGGAGGAATGATGCTCTCCCTTGCCCCCTCCCAGGCACGcaatttctctctctgaaatatggggagatattttctgcatatataattattttctccttctttcccttaTAGCATACTACATACCATTTCTTcacctttcttttgttcttgtaATTTTTGAACTTCAGATACGCATTTATCCcatgggaaaagagaagaaactccTCCCATCCACTGAGAACTATGGTGCTTTGTCCATCTTCTCTCACTGGTGTAACTGTAAAACATGAGGGACTTCTGGACAAAACATGTCCGAATCTCAAATGAATGACTTTCCTCTCCAGGTCTGGGTTCTGGTCCTCGTATTTTCATGGTGGGTCCAGAAGATAAAGGAATAAGGCTGAAGTGCACAGGCAAGGGATGGTTCCCCCAGCCTGAAGTACAATGGGAAGATGCAAGGGGAGAGAAGATTCCATCTCTCTCTGAGGACGAGACACAAGATGATGATGGATTGTTTCAGATTGAGGCATCCCTCATTGTGAGAGACAGCTCAAAGACAGAAGTGTCCTGTTCCATGAAGAACCCCTTCTTTGGACAAGAGCAAGTGGAAACCATTTTTATCCCAGGTCAGTGTTGCTCATTTGGGAGACAGGACAGGAGTAACGAGGGGATATTTAGGACCTGGGGTGGGTAGGCTTGCTTGGTGTATGTTTTTAATCAGGTTTGGGGGGTTCCTGTGTCAGAACCCTTCTTCCCTAGGACCTCTCCCTGGAAGGTAgcattcattgtggttttggtgaTACTTGGGATTTTCGTTGGTGCTGTTGTGTATTTGGCTCGGAAAGAAcgacaggaaaagaagaaactatCAAAAGtcgagaaggaaaaggaggaagaaagtaaAGCCAAAGGTAAAACTGTGATTCAGACTTGGTGGGGATCTGTGAATTTATGGGCTTGTTAACATGATTGTGCATGTGGATGGCATCTTTTGGGAACACAGAGATATGTGTAAGAATGAGTTGGAGCCCCAAGACCTCCAACAAAACATGGAGTCCAGGACCTccatgagaaaaaatattataatagagTCCACTGGAGAGAGAAAAACTCACTGGCATAAACATAGTGTTTTTCAATGGTCATAATAATTCTCAATCAAGGTCATTTTTTTGTTCTAGGTATAATGGAAGTAGCATTTAGGATCTGGGCTAAGTAACATAgtctagaaaatatttattttctgttaaatccattttgttgttttctttcctttttagaatCACTTGCAAGTGAGCTTGGtaagttttccattttctttgctctCATAGAGGAAATAGAGTCCTTACCATATGCTGTATGTCTGGCATCTCACAGGCTGTTATTCCTTttcagacagaaggaagaaattatatcaGCAAGGTGAGTTATAGTGATGTTATGCTTTGGTGAACCATCTCATCTGCCTCTTTGTTCTGCTCATCTCCTATTTACCTTGTTGGTGAGCGAGGGATCCCCCCACCTAAATAGCATAAGACAGTCAAACACAGGACACCCAACACTGGACAAATGAGATTGACAGCAGTTTAGTCACATATACTCACATCCTGGGGGAGAAAGACACCTCTCACCATAGGGGAGCACGTGGAGGTTGCACTTGAGAACAGAAGGAACTAGGAAGGGCCGTGGGAGGCAGATTTTGTAGTAAAAAAAGGATGAGGTGACCCTGTTTTCTGTGGAAGAATGAAATTGGCGTGTTTGAATAATTTTGCAGGCTGGCAGGGAGGTAAATGTCATTAGGTTGAAGACCAGGTGGGGTTCAGCTGTTTTGGCCAACAGGGAAATTAGCTGAGAGGGGGAGCTTttcctgctgcatggagggcataTCTGGTGAGAGTAGGAGAACTCACAATTAGGCATTTGGAGCCTTGTGAAGCTCAAAAGTATCAAGGCAGCACATAAAATTTTAGGCTTTCCAATACACTCTCACCACTTAAGCCTAccttttcttcccccaccccacccccccaaaaaaacagacCTTCATATTTCATCATAGATGTAGAATGtggaaaatgtgagaaataaaactGGAGGTGTAAAAAAGACAAGTACTGATACATCAGAATTGTCACTGAGATAATGAACGCAGAAATACAGTATTATCATAAACCCTCAGATTTCATGTGGTCGCAGCAACTTCATACTCTGAAGTGACATTCCTATGAATGGGAGAATctaattcctttgttttatttcagaCTGGAAAAAAGCTGAGTTATATGCTGGTGAGTAACTGATATTGTCTTGGGGCTTCAGGTACTTCAGGATTTCATGAGGCGTCTCCAGGGCTTTTTTCAGATAGGTGGCATCTTCTGGATTTACTTTGAATCTGAGagtccaaaaaaacaaaaaacaaaaacaaaaaccacaaggGATAAGGGGATAAGCATCTCACTAGCTCAGAGGACACGTCCTTGGTATATTTtcccacatgattttttttttctttttagactgGAGAAAGGAACATTTCAAAGCAGGTGAGTGACCTTACTATTTTGTCTCACTTAATCTCTTCTCTACAAATGAGAAATGACTCTATTTGTATACATTCCCAATCATACCTAACTGCTTATTCATTTCATGACTTTCACTTCAGTCTCATGCAGAAACGTTAACAGATTTCTTACTATTCTgacaccattcattcattcatcataaAATTATACAACTCTTTATGTAGTGCTGGATAAGTAAAGTGGAGCTGGTCTCTGACTTCATGGGAAAGTGCGTGTACAAACTGTGATGACTGTTATGAAGAAATAAGAGATGGCCATGAGAAAAAGTGGTGGATTAGAGGAATTCCCCTTAGGAATTGATATTCAATCGGAGACTTAAGTAATACGGTAGATCTTTTCATGTTAATAACATCAAAAGAGTAGTTCAGTCAGAAGGAATTCTGTTACGTACCCAGTCTGAGACAGAGAACATCAGTGCAAGTGGAAAATGGCTCCTGAACATCTTAGAGTCTTTCCAGAATTATGAGTCAACTCTCTGTTTCTACTGCTTGCCACATCACTCTGAATATCCCTGAATCCACAAACATTTCTTAGTTAATTTaatcctccaaaaattaaaatatattctaatcaCTCACATACAAAttcttatgaaaaaaattttaattattgaagATGTTTGGTTTGACAAGAAGCAGATTAATTACTACTAGTATTAGCACTATTGCTGCTATTACCACAAGTATTAATGTTACTATAACCATCAGAAGCTAAAATTTACCAAATGTTCATCATGGACAAGGTATAGTACTAAGTTCTCTGCACATTATCTTGTTGACTTCTCACAGTAGTCCTATGCTGAGGTATCATAATTATGTACATCTTCATGAGATTAAAGTGAGGCCAagactatatgggaaaagaacctaaaataaGAGTGCatgatgtatatgtataactgattcactttgctgtacagcagaagctaacacaacattgtaaatcaattgtactccaataaaaacttttaaaaaattaataataaagtgaGGCCAAGAGGCAAAGTAACTTCAAGATCACAGCTACTAAAAATAGAGTAATTATCAAATTCAGATCTTTCTGAccacagagctgggatttcaacCGTTGCAAATATAGTAAGAGTGTATGAGAAGTAGATGACTTAGTCCGGAGAAAAATGACACCAAAGAAGCTTAAATGAAAGTGGGTAGACTGTGATTGGAAATAAGATATGGCTTAATTATTAAGAGCAACCAGCATTTGCAGGAGGTTAGAGAAACCCCAACTTGAAGTATATGTTCCTGGGGATTTTCGGATGAGACATCCTTCTGGCTAAACTGTCTCAGCCTGTCTGGAATACATGGTTACCCAAGGTCCCATCCAACCCTGGCCTTCTGTTTTGCCAGAAGCCTAATTTTGGGTTTCAAGGTTCATAGTattcactggcaaaataaccactctacactcagttaaacaagaatttagagagagtttcttgaattaacaaagatcactatatactaagaaagaatagtaaagaaagTGGTTTATACATGTAGGGAAGcccctacatccagatccaagccgCGCTGGTAAGTCCCGAGTGACAGCAGTCTGGAGCCTCAATTGGGAATGCTCCCGGGCAGGGCATCCACTCCAAGGGTGAGATTTCAGATTGGAGTCCTGGGGGCTTCTGCTTATAATTTCCAGGCCACAAACTCTTATTATAAGTTAGCATGCAGAAATGCAGCTTTGGATTTACTTTAGCAATGTTGTTGGTCtcatcatgtgagtcacaagattttcCAGACCCCAGGGGACTGACCAGGTCCCCAAGGCTCAAAAAATTCCAAGACCCACTTTCTTTCTTATCTTAAGCGCCATctgacttgctagcagcaattgttaggtgtgtaagcaggCGCGCAGCCCAGGCAGGGCCACAGGTCTGTCAGAGGCCTACTTCTGGCTCTGAGGCCTCAACAGGACTATATCACTAACTTCCCCAACACCTTCTATGATCTACACACCATGTGTCTCCTGTGAATGGACACAGGATAGAACATACATTGTTTTCCCTaatcttccatttctctccctcttgtttttctcctttctcctttcccagtAATTTGCATCTTTCCTAAAGCCAACCAGCCTCCACCGTGGAatgacctttatttttttccccaaaacctgCAGTGGATGTTACTCTGGATGCGGACACAGCTCATCCCAACCTCATCTTATCTAAGAACGGAAAACATATTTGTTCAAAAGAGAATGTTCCTCAGAATGGTGACACCCCAACACACCAAGAGCAAGGGGAGTCTGAAACCATCTTCAGTGTTCTGGGCAAGAATTCCCTTACCATGGAGAGACAATACTGGGAAGTAGAAGTCAATATGACAGATGTTGGATCTGGAATTAGATGGGCTCTGGGTGTTTGCTCAGAGACAGCAAAGAGAGAGGGGTGGTTTGTGGAAAGTCCAGAGAAGAATTTCTGGGTGGTGATATACAAGGAAGGAAAGGTCATCATTCCCACCTCCCAGAAAAAGTGTCTGTTACTGAGGCAGCAGCCCCGCAGGATAGGAGTTTTCCTGGACTGGGATGCTGGGACTATGTCCTTTTACAATATGATCGATGGGTCCCACATCTATTCTTTCACTGGAATTTCCTTCTGTGGGACCCTTCGTCCTTATTTTAGCCTTCAGGGCGCTGGCACATCTTTGACCATCTGCTCAGGATCAGCTCACGCTGAAAATTGTCCTGATTCTTCTCCAAAGACTTCTCTAACTCATTTAAGTAGTTGTGATACAAATGTTCCCCAAGAAGCTAACTCTCTATTACCTCCATAAGAAGTGAAATGTCAGCACTTATGCTGCCTCTGCTCAAGCTTCTTATAAGTTATGTTCTCCAAGAAAGCTGTCCTTCTTGAAGAGTAGGTCATTGTCACTAGGTATAAATCCAAACCTTTCAAAGAGATAGAGAGAAGCAGAAATGGCACAGCTAGAACATGCCTGGGGGAATTTCCACTAGTGTTACCTTTGGGGAAATACTGTTTGTGGGTAGCAACAATTTGTCACAAGAAAACTCTGAGTAAACGCATGGGCCTTTCTTCAGTCCTGGTACTTTCTGTGTTTTGAAGTAAATATGTTTAaagctacatttaaaaagaaaatcttctttTTGTTATCAAATATGGAAGAGGGAGTGGTGTTTAAAGGGAAGGGTCCCAGTTGAGCACTACTGTTGGAGATACACAGAGAaatctattcaagtcttttaaaagttaatggCTCAGCTTGTCCTTTCTTCAGACTTTACTGTCCATCAACTTCTAAACTTGGACTTGGCCAAGGTTTGGAGAAGACTGATAAATAACTTTTGAGCAGGAGACCAAGCCTTCCAGGAAGGAAGAGcccttttgaaaaaaaacaagTTCTTACTTGTCCAGAAttgttagaataaaaaaaaaaaaaaaaaaaaccaaaaggaatggatgtttcaatttatatttccagAGGAAAAAATCATCAAATAGGAATGAAGAAACATCTTCAGCCTTCATGAAGAAACAGTCATTGTTAACATTGGCTGTTTTTTGCTTTCTGACCATGTTCTTCCCATTGTTGAGggtttttcctttgcctttaatGAGTCTAAGCCTTCTCCAGCTGTCTATAACAAAGCTTACATCTTCAAGAGTATAAATATGAACTTCTCCTGTCAAATGAAGCCTGTCTTTTTGACAGTAGATGAGA
It contains:
- the LOC130831986 gene encoding butyrophilin subfamily 1 member A1-like; this encodes MVCSLDFSLSRDLFFILLLQVSMWSSDSFLVIGPSEPIVAMLGADTVLPCRVSPAMSVENMEIRWFRSQFSEAVYVYQNGMEQTGEQLVDFKGRAELVKDYITEGRVAVRIYSLRVSDNGIYKCFFKKGSDFEEAILELKVIGLGSGPRIFMVGPEDKGIRLKCTGKGWFPQPEVQWEDARGEKIPSLSEDETQDDDGLFQIEASLIVRDSSKTEVSCSMKNPFFGQEQVETIFIPEPFFPRTSPWKVAFIVVLVILGIFVGAVVYLARKERQEKKKLSKVEKEKEEESKAKESLASELDRRKKLYQQDWKKAELYADWRKEHFKAVDVTLDADTAHPNLILSKNGKHICSKENVPQNGDTPTHQEQGESETIFSVLGKNSLTMERQYWEVEVNMTDVGSGIRWALGVCSETAKREGWFVESPEKNFWVVIYKEGKVIIPTSQKKCLLLRQQPRRIGVFLDWDAGTMSFYNMIDGSHIYSFTGISFCGTLRPYFSLQGAGTSLTICSGSAHAENCPDSSPKTSLTHLSSCDTNVPQEANSLLPP